Genomic segment of Arachis stenosperma cultivar V10309 chromosome 4, arast.V10309.gnm1.PFL2, whole genome shotgun sequence:
GAAGCGAAGCAGCAGAGTAGGTGGGATTGCTCAAGATATATTACATCTGTGACAGTGTGAGAATCATAATAGATCAGAATAGAAATAATCATTCATCTCATCTATCTGTCTACTGTCTCAGATTGGAATAATGGTCCTCAAATGTTTACGCTTTGGTGATtcaaagaaggagaaaaattaTCCGGCAGTAATAGAAGAGCTATGCGGCTATGCCCTCAATTTTCCTTTGAAGATCTTAGAAAATCAACCAACAACTTTGACGATAAACTAGTAATTGGAGGTCATCCTTTGGTAATAAGGTATACAAAGGTTGTCTCAAACATAATGATGCTGCAACTGATCATACCATTACATTGAAGGTGATGGTGCCTCATTACTCCATCCAAGTTTCACTTGAATTCAAGAAAGAAATTGAGGTGCTATGTCAGCTTCGTCACCCTAATATAATCTCTCTAACAGGCTTCTGCgaccaagaaaaggaaaagatagTTGTGTATGAGTACATGGCCAATGGATCACTTGGTGATTACTTGAGAGATAGGAATAGGAATAACCAACCACTGTCATGGAAGAAAAGACTAGACATCTGCATTGGAGTAGCACGTGCTCTACACTACCTTCACTCAGGAGCCAAGCGTGCTATCATTCATCGTGATATAAATCCAAGTAATATTCTTTTGGATATGAATATGATGCCCAAACTTACAAATTTTGGGATATCATTGCAGGGAGGGCTCTCTACATTGAAGCCAAAGCAAATCAAAGTAGATATGATTGTAGGTACATCTGCATTGATGGCTCCGGAGTATGCTATACACGGTATTGTTACTGATAAATGTGATGTTTACTCCTTTGGTTTGGTTCTACTACACATGGTAGGCCATAATGTGTTAAACTACTTAATTCAATATGAAGAGCACACTCTTGAGGAGACAATGGATCCAATTCTGAAAGGAAAGATTGCGCCAGAATGTTGGCAAGTATTCACTAGTGTCATACAAAGTTGTTTGGAGTACGAAGCAGATAAGCGACCAACAATGGGGGAAGTAGAGGTATTGCTTGAGCATGCTCTCTCATTGCAGCAACAAGCTGATATTATAAGGAATGCTGCTCGCTATACCTTATCATCCACTACCCCTTGTTATTGTCGACAGCGATATAATGATCATGAATCACTACCCAGATAGTGCTGGATCTTTTTCTACTCCAATCATTAGTCTTCAACAGATATACTCATCTAATCAATAGGTTTTATGGatgctgttttttttttttttctttactctGGCTCTAAAAACACAATATGTATAGTGGTGATCATGATTAGTGGTCTTCTATCGAgcaatattaatatattaagaaaagaaagaataagaggaGCTTATTGCTAGTACAGGTTAACTTTAGCTTTAAAACGTTAACCTGCATTTTGATCCTGCAATCAATGCCCCAGaaatcaaagcaaattaaaGTTGTCTTTAGATTAGGTTTAATCAGGTCTTAGTTCAACTAATCCACTTTCACTTGTGAACTTATAATTGCAATTATACAGTGATTTACATTAAAAGTACCTTACTATTAAATAAAACTCGAGAGACTATCGGTTATTAACTAAACTCAGAAGTACCTTAATAAAATAAAGCTGAAAGccatacataaaaatataaaatttacacCACTATAGTGATTATAGCAACATGTGCCCATGccaatgagttataactcaaataGCATAATCTCTTCATACTAAAATACTTGCTACAAGGACCAATCTGAATTGATAAATTAACAATTAGTTTACATGTTAAATCTTATATTGATGTGTGATATTCTACGTAGGCATTCTAACTTAAACAAGGCAATATTGAATAAAGATAAAGCAGATAATACAAGAGATTCGATTTAACTAGAGGAAACTGTATCTGCACTTTCAAATGTTTCATTCATAGTTGGAAAGAAAATCATACTTTAatgcaaaatcaaaataaaacaaaattctgTAGAAGCTTCTTCCAGCTGAACTTGCTGGTCCTACACTTTATTTACAACATAATTAAGTGTCTCTGTTGTTGAGTCCTTCTCTCCTAGTTCTCTTTCCTTGTATGACATCGTTCTTCTGATTCTGATGTCCTATAGAATAGATAACCACCGCATTAGGCATGAAAAAAGAAATAACTTAAAACTCCTACCCACAAGAATAGGAATCAGGAAGCAAGACGGTGATCAACTATTTCCTAACCATTGTTAAATTCAAACAATAGGCAAATCCCGCATCTGATTGCAACTTCATGCATAATGCATCTTGCTAGGTATTTTTCATTTCATTAATCACAAAGCAATGAAAACTATTAGGAATAACATAGTGCAGGAGAATAGTTACAtaccatttttcttcttcttatccCTAGCCTTATCCTTAATCTCACTAGGGACCGGCACGAGACTCTCTGTATATACAGTGTAGCTTGTGCCGTAATTAGACAACCGATGATAACGATCTTTAAAATCTTCGAGATGAGGATAATCAAAACATTCCTGTTGGAGGAGCTCTCCTCTGGCATTATATTTggtaaaatttaatttgaattttaaacaAACATCATATAATGCAACAATGTCACTTTCATTGGATGAGCAGAGAGGCACAAACGGTCCACGAGAAATCTGATAGAAAGTCCAAGATGAATGCACTTTGTATTCTTTCATTACCCATATCTTAGTTTTATCACCATTGTTTCCATAAGAATACAAGGCCAGGCAGCCTCCTAGTAGGGCGAGACGAGCGGGACAGAGATAACCCAGTACTTGTTCAGGCATAGATATTGTTGAAAAACTTCTTTCCTTCAAATCCAATACAAGAATACTATAATTTCTAACACAAAGAGTGCGGTACGAGTACGACCAATGAATAGCGCCATTCAAAAAGAACCCACGAGATACCCAGCTGTTCCTACCTAAGGGTTTGGAGAGTGCAAAATCAAGATTAATCCATGAATTGGTTCTCAAAGACAAGCAATCAAAGTGCTCTTGGCCATTCTTATCCTGAGAAACTACAACAACTAAGTAGTCATCCTGTGAAGCATCGTAACCAAATCCATATAAAATCGCACTAAGGGGAAACATAAAGCACTTACGATTACAACGAGAAACAATGTGAGAGTAGGATACTCTTTTGCTGGATCCAGTCAATGGATTCCATACGACAAAAAAATGCGGGGCACGGTGTAAGAGAACAAGCCCTCTGCAGGAGCACATAACTTCAAAATCATAATGTGTGCTCATCTTGAAAGGGAGAGATACCTCTTTTACTGCAGTAGCACGCTTGTTGCGGTGAAATACTGCGTCAATGTCCACGGAGCAAGCCTTGGAGTAGTCATTTATGAAGAGGCATACATGGGTGGGTGCGGCAGAGAGGTGAACATGCGATTTCACAAAGTCGGGATCGGAAATGAGAGTGTTCCAAAGCTTCGAAACGCACTTGAGGCGACCGAGATGTTTGAGCGGAAGTCTCGATAGGATTCTGTGAATCAGCTCAAGTGGGAGAATGTCGTGAATGCTCTTGCTCTCgtgattctgattctgctgttgcttcttcttcttctccatggtcGATTGCTGTTTTGGTTTGTTCCCCGCGTGCTTcagctgctgcttcttcttATCCATGCTTGATTGCTTGGAATGGAATGGAATGCAATGCTTTGCCATTCATATAGCAATTCACTCAGCACCGGGATTTGAAATTGCGTTGGAAACACAGGACCAAAGGGAAGGGAAGAGTCAGTTTTGAATGCGCTATTGGGAAAAGATActtatttgtttatattttaaaaaagtaataatttttttttccaaatattaaaagtatttttaattttatttagataaaaaaaaatttgttagtTACATAAACTGATAAAAGACATGTCCAAAAATAAAACCCGTAtgatttttattcttaaaaactTCCAAACTATATTcataattttacaaaaatattatatttttatttcaattataCATAACTAAAAGAAATTTTGCCCAATTTAAATAAACagcttaataatttttttttgaaaaaataagttTAAACAATAAATACTTATATTAAAAGGAGTTTATAAATAAGctattttgtatttgattttttagttaaaaaaatatttattttaaaaaaaatgtgataaaaaaactttttattatgagataaatcatttttttaacttctttaaaatcacaaataattttttaagtcactaaaaaacttaaataattttttagaaagTTACAATTTGATTTTAACAATTGCACATTACAACTTTTTATAAGTTAAAagttcaaaaaaaataatttttaaaacttcCCAAACATACCTTTATTACAATTGTGATGAaaataaggaaagaaaaaaaatctacaATTAAAACAAAACTTATAATTGAccataaaaagttaaaaaaataattctctaaaactaatctaaaaaaaatgtacttgaaaaatatattactagtaaaatattaaataaaactCGAGAAATCATCGGATATTAAATAAACTCGGAAGtatctaaataaaataaaagttgaaAGCCATacataaaaatgtaaaatttacACCACTATAGTTGTAtgtgaattttattattttaatataaggATCGTTAAGCATTtagttcttcactttcttcatTAAAAAA
This window contains:
- the LOC130973001 gene encoding F-box/kelch-repeat protein At3g23880-like → MEKKKKQQQNQNHESKSIHDILPLELIHRILSRLPLKHLGRLKCVSKLWNTLISDPDFVKSHVHLSAAPTHVCLFINDYSKACSVDIDAVFHRNKRATAVKEVSLPFKMSTHYDFEVMCSCRGLVLLHRAPHFFVVWNPLTGSSKRVSYSHIVSRCNRKCFMFPLSAILYGFGYDASQDDYLVVVVSQDKNGQEHFDCLSLRTNSWINLDFALSKPLGRNSWVSRGFFLNGAIHWSYSYRTLCVRNYSILVLDLKERSFSTISMPEQVLGYLCPARLALLGGCLALYSYGNNGDKTKIWVMKEYKVHSSWTFYQISRGPFVPLCSSNESDIVALYDVCLKFKLNFTKYNARGELLQQECFDYPHLEDFKDRYHRLSNYGTSYTVYTESLVPVPSEIKDKARDKKKKNGHQNQKNDVIQGKRTRREGLNNRDT